A region from the Sphaerodactylus townsendi isolate TG3544 linkage group LG01, MPM_Stown_v2.3, whole genome shotgun sequence genome encodes:
- the LOC125442230 gene encoding heat shock 70 kDa protein 1A-like — translation MAGGVPVAFRSVAGARGAHVPRAHFPSLRSAVLSAACVLISGGPPVLGKDASMGADISHGNAENLCDDPVRQPVPKLRARPARTWPKGPAVGIDLGTTSSCVAVCQKGKVDIIANNYGNRTTPSCVAFTDQERLVGEPAETQRGLNPENTIFGAKRLIGRQHNDPEVQSAMNRWPFQVAGSEGKARVQVSYRGTEKAFYPEEICAMLLSRLKLVAEKYLGRPVTRAVITVPACFNDAQCQATIDAAAIAGLQVLHLIHEPSAAAIAYSLNVGPCWNAERNILVFDLGGGTLDVSVLAVQDGVFKVMATAGDAQLGGEDFDQRLLDHLVQEFQKKHNEDISQSHKAVQRLKGACEIAKRVLSSNVRATVSVDSLYKGVDFCTTITRACFEDLCADLFQATVEHVKRVLEDTRITKAQIHDVILVGGSTRIPMIQKLLTKFFDGKPLSKSINPEEAVAQGAAIQAAILTGHKYENLQNLLLLDVTPISLGLETKGGVMDVVVKRNSPIPIKETRRFSTTVDNQTCLFLKVYEGEQPLTKHNRLLGTLALNGLQPAPRCVPVVAVTFAVDCNNILTVSATERSHGNSRQLVIVDTRGRLDREEVELLLREEEEYRQREKAEQEKMEAVNSLEASTFHLKRVAAQRKSLDSRAKRRVLEMCEETASWLEENRQAPKKDYEARKRELEGACCSIISHFSKEEEMDR, via the exons ATGGCGGGGGGCGTTCCTGTGGCGTTCCGAAGTGTGGCGGGGGCacggggcgcacacgtgccccgggcgcattTCCCCTCACTACGCTCTGCTGTTCTGTCTGCAGCCTGCGTTCTTATCTCTG GAGGACCCCCGGTCCTGGGGAAAGATGCCTCCATGGGAGCAGATATCAGCCATGGGAATGCAGAGAACCTGTGCGATGACCCCGTACGGCAGCCTGTTCCCAAGCTGAGAGCAAGACCAGCCCGTACTTGGCCAAAGGGCCCAGCTGTGGGGATAGATCTAGGGACCACCTCTTCCTGTGTGGCCGTCTGCCAGAAGGGGAAGGTGGACATCATTGCCAACAACTATGGCAATCGAACCACCCCCAGCTGTGTGGCTTTCACAGACCAGGAGCGTCTCGTGGGAGAACCAGCAGAGACACAGAGAGGTCTCAACCCGGAGAACACCATCTTTGGCGCCAAGCGACTGATTGGGCGTCAGCACAACGACCCCGAAGTGCAGAGCGCCATGAACCGCTGGCCTTTCCAAGTGGCTGGCAGCGAAGGGAAGGCCCGAGTGCAGGTGTCCTACCGAGGGACGGAGAAGGCCTTTTATCCTGAGGAAATCTGCGCCATGTTGTTGTCCAGGCTGAAGCTAGTGGCAGAGAAGTATCTGGGCCGTCCGGTCACACGGGCGGTCATCACCGTCCCAGCCTGCTTCAATGACGCCCAGTGTCAGGCCACCATTGACGCCGCTGCGATTGCCGGGCTCCAAGTCCTGCATCTGATCCATGAGCCCAGTGCAGCCGCCATCGCCTACAGCCTCAACGTCGGCCCCTGCTGGAATGCCGAGAGAAATATCCTCGTCTTCGATCTCGGTGGGGGAACACTTGACGTTTCCGTGCTTGCGGTCCAAGATGGCGTCTTCAAAGTGATGGCAACGGCTGGAGACGCCCAGCTagggggagaggattttgaccaACGGCTGCTGGACCATCTCGTGCAGGAGTTCCAGAAGAAACACAACGAGGACATCAGCCAGAGCCACAAGGCCGTGCAGAGGCTGAAGGGGGCTTGTGAAATTGCGAAGCGAGTCCTGAGTTCCAATGTGAGGGCCACCGTTTCCGTTGACTCCCTCTACAAGGGAGTGGACTTCTGCACGACCATCACCAGGGCCTGCTTTGAAGACCTCTGTGCTGACCTCTTCCAAGCCACCGTGGAGCATGTGAAGAGGGTCCTGGAGGACACCAGGATCACGAAAGCTCAGATTCACGATGTCATCCTGGTGGGGGGCTCCACACGCATCCCCATGATACAGAAGCTTCTGACAAAGTTCTTTGATGGGAAGCCGCTCAGCAAAAGTATCAACCCCGAGGAAGCGGTGGCGCAGGGGGCGGCCATCCAAGCAGCCATCTTGACCGGCCACAAATACGAGAACCTGCAGAACCTTCTCCTCTTGGACGTGACACCAATTTCCCTGGGACTGGAGACCAAAGGGGGTGTGATGGACGTTGTGGTCAAGCGCAACTCTCCCATCCCGATCAAGGAGACCAGACGGTTCTCCACCACCGTGGACAACCAGACCTGCCTTTTCTTGAAAGTCTATGAAGGGGAGCAGCCCCTGACGAAGCACAACCGCCTCCTGGGAACGCTCGCGCTGAACGGCCTGCAACCCGCTCCCCGTTGCGTGCCGGTTGTTGCGGTCACTTTTGCCGTCGACTGTAACAACATCCTCACGGTTTCTGCTACGGAAAGAAGCCACGGAAACAGCAGGCAACTTGTCATTGTGGACACCCGAGGCCGGCTGGACAGAGAAGAGGTGGAGCTCCTCCTACGAGAGGAGGAGGAATACCGGCAGCGGGAGAAAGCGGAGCAAGAGAAGATGGAAGCCGTAAACTCCTTGGAGGCCTCCACTTTCCATCTAAAACGGGTTGCGGCGCAGAGGAAGTCTCTGGACAGCCGAGCCAAGAGGAGGGTGCTGGAAATGTGCGAGGAGACGGCCTCGTGGCTAGAAGAAAACCGGCAGGCTCCCAAGAAAGACTACGAGGCGCGGAAGAGAGAGCTGGAAGGTGCGTGCTGTTCCATCATCAGCCATTTTAGCAAGGAAGAAGAAATGGACAGGTAA
- the LOC125442794 gene encoding heat shock 70 kDa protein-like translates to MPKQNPLAVGIDLGTTYSCVAVCRRGKVEIIANDQGHRTTPSYVAFTPTEHLVGEPAKSQASLNPQNTVFDAKRMIGQRYDDATLQEDAKHWPFAVLSHDGKFKVQVSHKGKQRTFYPEEISAMVLARMKQTAESYLGCSVSQAIVTVPAYFNDAQRQATIDAGAIAKLQILKILNEPTAAAIAYGLNAKSPEGGSRNILIFDLGGGTFDVSILSVEDGIFEVKATAGDTHLGGEDFEKRLVEYFAGEFKKKYKEDILRDKKAMQRLKMACEHAKCTLSSCFSASISIDSLHQGIDFHATITRAHFEDLCADLFQATLKPLGRALKDAKMKKTDIKDVVLIGGSTRIPKIQKLLKDFFQGKELCKSINPDEAVAYGAAIQAAILTGNHTPTMQNMFLLDVTPLSLGINTQGGVMATIIKRNSPIPTKESMEFTTTEDEQDTILFMVYEGERALTKHNHLLGTFTLKGIPPAPCGVPVITVTFSIDENNILTVSAKDVETQNTSHFTISDTRGRLSKEEIEGIVQKAEEFREHDLSQQQKIEAINSLESCTLELKRAAEEDVLDVAAKRRMLQLCDSATSWLEGSPWVEKEECERRQRDLEETWESICNTQIQGERAEGAPGEDQADVGGGDPTEEME, encoded by the coding sequence ATGCCCAAACAAAACCCACTGGCCGTAGGGATCGACCTTGGGACCACCTACTCCTGCGTGGCTGTCTGTCGACGTGGCAAAGTGGAGATCATCGCCAATGACCAGGGACACCGGACGACACCCAGCTACGTGGCCTTCACCCCCACTGAACACCTGGTTGGAGAGCCGGCCAAGAGCCAAGCTTCTCTCAACCCCCAGAACACCGTCTTTGATGCCAAGCGGATGATTGGCCAGAGGTACGACGATGCCACTCTACAAGAGGATGCGAAGCACTGGCCGTTCGCCGTGCTCAGCCACGACGGGAAGTTCAAGGTCCAGGTCTCCCACAAAGGCAAGCAGAGGACCTTCTATCCCGAAGAGATCTCAGCCATGGTGCTGGCCAGGATGAAGCAGACTGCTGAGTCCTACCTAGGCTGCTCCGTCTCCCAAGCTATTGTCACGGTGCCAGCCTACTTTAACGATGCCCAGCGGCAGGCCACCATAGACGCCGGAGCCATCGCCAAACTCCAGATCCTGAAGATCCTCAATGAGCCCACGGCGGCAGCCATCGCCTACGGACTGAACGCAAAGAGCCCTGAGGGCGGGAGCCGGAACATCCTCATTTTTGACCTTGGTGGGGGCACTTTTGACGTCTCCATCCTCTCCGTTGAGGACGGCATCTTTGAAGTGAAGGCCACCGCAGGAGACACGCACCTGGGTGGAGAGGACTTTGAGAAAAGGCTGGTGGAATACTTTGCGGGAGAGTTCAAGAAGAAGTACAAGGAGGACATCCTTCGGGACAAGAAGGCCATGCAGAGGCTGAAGATGGCTTGTGAGCACGCCAAATGCACCCTGAGCTCTTGCTTCAGCGCCAGCATCTCCATCGACTCCCTCCACCAAGGGATAGACTTCCACGCCACCATCACAAGAGCGCATTTTGAGGACCTGTGCGCAGACCTCTTCCAAGCCACCCTGAAACCCCTGGGGAGAGCTCTGAAGGACGCCAAGATGAAGAAGACCGACATCAAGGACGTGGTGTTGATCGGCGGCTCCACTCGCATCCCAAAAATCCAGAAGCTGCTGAAGGACTTCTTCCAGGGCAAGGAATTGTGCAAGAGCATCAACCCGGACGAGGCTGTGGCATATGGAGCCGCCATCCAGGCGGCCATCTTGACGGGCAACCACACTCCAACCATGCAGAACATGTTCCTTCTAGATGTCACCCCGCTGTCCTTGGGGATCAACACTCAAGGTGGGGTCATGGCAACTATCATAAAACGCAACTCACCCATCCCTACCAAGGAAAGCATGGAGTTTACTACCACGGAAGATGAGCAGGACACCATCTTGTTCATGGTGTACGAAGGGGAGAGAGCGTTGACCAAACACAACCACCTGTTGGGCACGTTCACCTTGAAAGGCATCCCTCCCGCCCCCTGTGGGGTTCCGGTCATCACAGTGACCTTTTCCATCGATGAAAACAATATCCTGACCGTGTCCGCCAAGGATGTGGAAACCCAGAACACCAGCCATTTCACCATTTCGGACACCAGGGGCCGGCTGAGCAAAGAGGAGATCGAAGGGATCGTGCAGAAGGCAGAGGAGTTCCGAGAGCACGACCTTTCTCAGCAGCAGAAGATCGAGGCCATTAATTCCCTGGAGTCTTGCACCCTTGAATTGAAGAGAGCGGCAGAAGAAGACGTCCTGGACGTAGCGGCCAAACGAAGAATGCTGCAGCTGTGTGACAGCGCCACCTCCTGGCTGGAGGGCAGCCCTTGGGTGGAGAAGGAAGAGTGTGAGCGGAGGCAGAGAGACCTGGAAGAGACGTGGGAGTCGATCTGTAACACTCAAATCCAGGgcgagagggcagaaggggcgcCTGGAGAAGATCAGGCAGACGTGGGCGGGGGAGACCCCACCGAAGAAATGGAGTGA